A region from the Achromobacter seleniivolatilans genome encodes:
- a CDS encoding c-type cytochrome, protein MTILVQTAFAIVLAVFPISQAGADTAASINPAGEKLYKSACVVCHASGVANAPRLGDKQAWTPLIAQGEDGMLATVMKGKGAMPPRGGSSADEATLRAAVQYMMGEAR, encoded by the coding sequence ATGACCATTCTTGTCCAAACTGCGTTTGCGATCGTCCTGGCCGTTTTTCCCATCTCTCAGGCAGGGGCCGACACGGCGGCGTCCATCAATCCCGCTGGCGAAAAACTCTACAAGTCTGCCTGTGTCGTTTGCCATGCCAGCGGCGTTGCCAACGCGCCCCGGTTGGGCGACAAGCAGGCCTGGACGCCGTTGATCGCGCAGGGCGAAGACGGCATGTTGGCAACCGTGATGAAGGGCAAGGGCGCCATGCCTCCGCGTGGCGGCTCGTCTGCCGACGAGGCCACCTTGCGGGCCGCCGTGCAATACATGATGGGCGAGGCCAGATAA